The genomic stretch CGCGCAGGCTGCGTGGCTTGCCCACCCGCAGGTAAGTGGCCTTCACTTCGCCGATACAGTGGTTGCACAGCGCCGCACTGAAACTCTTGAAATACCCGGCTGGGCCTTCCTGGCGGGGCGCCGCAGCACGGAATTCGGCCAGACGCAGGCTCCATGGGCCTACTGCGACCACACCCGCCTCACGCTCACCCAGCCCGGCTTCTCCTTTGAACAATGCCTGGTCGGCAAAATACCTGGGCATGAACCCCAAAGGGACGAGTATCAGCAGGATGTTCAGGTGAAAGCGCCATTTCAGCCACAGGCGGCGTGAGGCCGAAGGTGCGTCGGCGGTGGTGGCTCGGCTCATCGGGCGGTCTCCGGCAGGTGGGCGTCTTGCGCGGCGGTAGCCGTCGGTGCGCTGCGGGGTTTGC from Pseudomonas putida encodes the following:
- a CDS encoding thiamine pyrophosphate-binding protein — encoded protein: MSRATTADAPSASRRLWLKWRFHLNILLILVPLGFMPRYFADQALFKGEAGLGEREAGVVAVGPWSLRLAEFRAAAPRQEGPAGYFKSFSAALCNHCIGEVKATYLRVGKPRSLRAAGSIFFGSPYSMGASVPVPAKTRPNAELWITMEGWDGSVHQASIPLSQASPATVAWLQTQAGSR